One Candidatus Nanosynbacter featherlites genomic region harbors:
- a CDS encoding ABC transporter ATP-binding protein, whose amino-acid sequence MIELKNVTKVYGKKKNQFMALKNVSLTIPTGASVAILGKSGSGKSTLMHAISGLDKPQKGQVIIDGQDILQLKPKRVDEFRAKKIGFIFQSFFVQGNESVIDNVSLPLEIARVPRKKRVQKINAALKAVDLYDKRKNRAKDLSGGQKQRLAIARAIVGDPQIIFADEPTGNLDSETGAKVEELLFDYNRQRGVTLIIVTHDADLAKKCDHQIIIKDGRVEQSTVPGGIKHGR is encoded by the coding sequence ATGATTGAACTAAAAAATGTGACGAAGGTTTATGGCAAAAAGAAAAACCAATTTATGGCGCTGAAAAATGTCAGCTTGACCATTCCGACAGGGGCTAGTGTGGCTATCTTAGGTAAATCTGGCTCAGGAAAATCGACGCTGATGCATGCTATATCAGGGTTGGATAAGCCGCAGAAAGGCCAAGTGATTATCGATGGACAAGATATTTTGCAGCTGAAGCCAAAGCGAGTCGATGAGTTTCGCGCCAAGAAAATCGGCTTTATTTTTCAGAGTTTCTTTGTCCAGGGCAATGAGAGTGTGATTGATAATGTCAGTTTGCCGCTGGAAATTGCGCGGGTGCCGCGGAAGAAACGAGTACAGAAAATCAATGCGGCGCTCAAGGCAGTGGACCTGTATGACAAGCGCAAGAACCGTGCTAAGGATTTGTCGGGCGGACAGAAACAGCGCTTGGCCATCGCTCGGGCGATTGTCGGTGATCCGCAAATTATCTTTGCTGACGAACCGACTGGTAATTTGGACAGTGAAACAGGTGCGAAAGTGGAGGAATTGCTGTTTGATTATAATAGGCAAAGGGGTGTAACATTGATCATAGTGACGCATGACGCTGATTTGGCGAAAAAATGTGATCATCAAATTATCATCAAAGACGGTCGGGTTGAGCAATCAACGGTGCCAGGAGGTATAAAGCATGGACGTTAG
- a CDS encoding PadR family transcriptional regulator: protein MDVSAYAESLAIQLRKGFLVYCVLLVCAKQPQYTGDIVKQLSDSDLMVVEGTIYPLLSRLQKYGYLKHEWQESEQGPPRKYYSLTDTGAQLVDELKDRIKMLNTSLKNLEKGAKR, encoded by the coding sequence ATGGACGTTAGTGCTTACGCGGAGAGCCTGGCGATTCAGCTGCGTAAAGGCTTTCTGGTGTACTGCGTACTGTTAGTGTGTGCTAAACAACCGCAGTACACTGGTGATATCGTCAAGCAACTGAGCGATTCGGACTTGATGGTAGTGGAAGGCACGATTTATCCACTACTGAGTCGTTTACAAAAATATGGCTACCTTAAGCACGAATGGCAGGAAAGCGAACAAGGACCGCCGCGCAAATATTATTCACTTACTGACACTGGCGCGCAGCTAGTGGATGAATTGAAAGATCGTATAAAAATGTTGAACACTTCGCTAAAAAATCTTGAGAAAGGAGCAAAGCGATGA
- a CDS encoding PspC domain-containing protein, producing MKEITRIHLAKTPFSVEVDAKKSLEQYLDSIQKNMHAEPEAMREIEARMVELLAERGVSKDGVISHDDVLAVQKQMGEPQDFADGEAPEMSDDAAEASASKPTKRLMRDPDNAILGGVCAGIAAYWGINPLWVRLLFIFSPFITFGTSLLIYIVLWISMPEAQTAAEKLQMRGEEVTLDSLKNFSFTDNKKTQVKNTFIKVSQVFVSLMLIMITFGLLVAVPVGLFAGVSVISWMDGFSAQPWALGLLISALVGGAAAVTLFGVLTASAIKWKFTRTALIAVVISTVIGAFCISSSAIFGTQTLRELARDEERLTKTMTVELPKNLEGVKYADVTSNGLVDRQAISSQETKVEVKYFSRKDGKAPKVQAVVEGDTLKINIEHDSQLSCLNESFFWGVHCGGITRVTVYGSLQLKPGDQGSGDIIPYPGSSRTNGAFL from the coding sequence ATGAAAGAAATAACCAGAATCCATTTGGCAAAAACGCCGTTTAGCGTGGAGGTTGATGCCAAAAAATCGTTGGAACAATACCTTGATTCAATTCAGAAAAATATGCACGCGGAGCCAGAGGCTATGCGCGAAATTGAGGCGCGAATGGTGGAGCTTTTGGCGGAACGTGGCGTGTCGAAGGACGGTGTCATTAGCCACGATGATGTTTTGGCGGTGCAAAAACAAATGGGTGAACCACAGGATTTTGCTGATGGTGAAGCGCCAGAGATGAGTGACGATGCAGCTGAGGCCAGTGCAAGCAAGCCGACCAAGCGATTGATGCGCGATCCAGATAACGCAATTTTGGGTGGCGTGTGTGCTGGGATCGCTGCCTACTGGGGGATTAATCCTTTGTGGGTACGCTTGTTGTTCATTTTTTCACCATTTATCACTTTTGGTACCTCGCTACTGATTTACATTGTATTGTGGATCAGTATGCCAGAAGCACAAACGGCAGCTGAAAAATTACAGATGCGGGGAGAAGAGGTGACGCTGGATAGTCTGAAAAATTTTTCTTTCACCGATAATAAAAAGACCCAGGTGAAAAACACGTTCATCAAAGTCTCGCAGGTATTTGTTTCACTTATGTTAATCATGATCACCTTTGGATTATTAGTCGCTGTACCAGTGGGGTTATTTGCTGGTGTAAGTGTCATTAGCTGGATGGATGGTTTTTCCGCACAGCCGTGGGCTTTAGGTCTATTAATTTCTGCACTTGTTGGCGGTGCTGCTGCGGTGACGCTGTTTGGCGTGTTGACGGCTAGCGCAATCAAGTGGAAGTTTACGCGAACGGCATTGATTGCGGTGGTGATTAGTACTGTTATTGGGGCATTTTGTATCTCAAGCTCGGCGATCTTTGGCACGCAAACCTTGCGAGAGCTGGCGCGGGATGAAGAGCGTTTGACAAAAACAATGACCGTGGAGCTACCAAAGAATCTTGAAGGCGTTAAATATGCTGATGTAACCAGTAATGGCCTGGTTGACAGGCAAGCCATATCATCTCAAGAAACCAAAGTTGAAGTAAAATATTTCTCACGTAAAGATGGTAAGGCACCAAAAGTACAAGCTGTTGTAGAAGGTGACACGCTTAAAATCAATATTGAACATGATTCGCAGTTATCTTGTTTGAATGAATCATTCTTCTGGGGTGTCCACTGCGGTGGTATCACAAGGGTTACTGTGTATGGATCGTTGCAATTGAAACCGGGGGACCAAGGCTCTGGTGACATTATTCCATACCCAGGTTCATCACGAACCAATGGCGCATTTTTGTAG
- a CDS encoding undecaprenyl-diphosphate phosphatase, translating to MSWWQAIVLGIIEGITEFLPISSTGHLTIAEKLMGMPLDDEGLIAFTAIIQIGAIAAAIIYFWQDIQRVLIAWWRGLWWKRARRKFDYKYGWAIIIGSVPIAVVGLVFKDEIETVLRSLWFVAGALIVWSGVMWLADNYATAKRVEKDTTWKDTLVIGLGQCLSLIPGVSRSGATISVGLLRGFDRVTVTKLSFFLGIPALVAAGLLEVVTKYKHISGGVGWTSTIIATVVSFGVGYVAVAWLLKFVQNNNFRSFIVYRFVLGLLLMVLLGAGIISHV from the coding sequence ATAAGTTGGTGGCAGGCAATTGTGCTAGGAATTATTGAGGGAATTACCGAATTCTTACCTATTTCTAGCACAGGCCATCTGACCATTGCTGAGAAATTGATGGGTATGCCTCTTGATGACGAGGGTCTGATTGCTTTTACGGCGATTATTCAGATTGGGGCTATAGCGGCGGCGATTATTTATTTTTGGCAGGATATTCAGCGAGTGTTGATCGCGTGGTGGCGTGGTTTGTGGTGGAAACGGGCACGACGGAAATTTGACTACAAGTATGGGTGGGCGATCATCATTGGTTCAGTGCCAATCGCGGTAGTGGGGCTGGTGTTCAAAGATGAAATTGAGACGGTACTGCGTAGTTTATGGTTCGTAGCTGGTGCGTTGATCGTCTGGAGTGGCGTGATGTGGCTGGCTGATAACTATGCCACTGCCAAACGCGTTGAAAAGGATACGACATGGAAAGACACGCTCGTTATTGGTTTAGGTCAATGTCTGTCGTTAATTCCCGGCGTGAGTCGATCTGGTGCCACGATATCAGTGGGGTTGTTGCGCGGGTTTGACCGAGTGACGGTGACGAAATTGAGTTTTTTCCTGGGGATTCCAGCGTTGGTGGCAGCGGGACTGTTGGAAGTCGTGACTAAATACAAGCATATTTCCGGCGGCGTTGGCTGGACGTCAACCATCATCGCGACGGTGGTTTCATTTGGCGTGGGTTACGTGGCAGTCGCATGGCTACTTAAATTCGTCCAAAACAATAACTTTCGCTCATTCATCGTCTACCGATTTGTGTTAGGATTGCTGTTGATGGTGCTACTGGGCGCGGGCATAATCTCTCACGTTTAA
- the serS gene encoding serine--tRNA ligase, with protein MLDIKFIREHADLVQKSANDKGYAVDIATLLQLDDERRDLQKQVEALREHRNTISAKMKGGRPDQELIDQGKQLKIELAERESYLKSTEEKVAAILKNVPNITFDDVPLGGEEDSVEIKEYGEHKTSAKDHLDYAVSRGWVDFERGAKVAGAKFYYLKGDLALLENAVTQFALDYVTKQGFTFMTVPHMVNLRTAEGAGFTPKGEGSNEYVVEGEDLTLIGTAEMPLTGYHADEILDEKDLPLLYTGYSPCYRKEAGTYGKHTRGLFRVHQFNKLEMYAFCLPEQSKEIHEKILSVEEALWQQIGISYHVVNIAAGDLGAPAAKKYDIEYWSPVDQTYRELTSCSNCTDYQARGLNIRVRRADGSIESVHTLNGTAVSLARSLVVILENFQNEDGSLTVPEVLRPYMGGRERI; from the coding sequence ATGCTAGACATCAAATTTATTCGAGAACATGCTGATTTGGTGCAAAAATCGGCAAATGATAAGGGATATGCCGTTGATATTGCGACATTGTTGCAATTGGATGACGAGCGCCGCGATTTACAAAAACAAGTTGAGGCACTGCGTGAACATCGAAATACAATTTCAGCGAAGATGAAAGGCGGCCGTCCAGATCAGGAGCTGATCGACCAGGGCAAGCAGCTGAAAATTGAGTTAGCAGAACGTGAGAGTTACCTGAAATCCACCGAGGAAAAAGTAGCCGCAATTCTGAAAAACGTGCCAAACATCACCTTTGATGATGTGCCGCTTGGCGGTGAGGAAGACTCGGTTGAGATAAAGGAGTACGGTGAGCATAAAACGAGCGCCAAGGATCATTTGGACTATGCTGTCAGTCGCGGTTGGGTTGATTTTGAGCGCGGTGCAAAAGTAGCTGGCGCGAAGTTTTACTATCTCAAGGGCGACCTGGCGCTGTTGGAAAATGCCGTGACGCAGTTTGCGCTGGATTATGTGACGAAGCAGGGCTTTACGTTCATGACTGTGCCGCACATGGTGAATTTGCGCACAGCTGAGGGCGCTGGCTTTACGCCAAAAGGTGAGGGTAGTAATGAATATGTGGTCGAGGGTGAGGATTTGACGCTGATTGGGACGGCGGAAATGCCGCTGACTGGCTATCACGCTGATGAGATTTTGGACGAGAAAGATTTGCCGCTGCTGTATACGGGATATAGCCCGTGCTACCGTAAAGAGGCGGGCACATATGGCAAGCACACACGCGGATTGTTCCGAGTGCACCAATTTAACAAATTGGAAATGTATGCCTTTTGTCTGCCAGAACAGTCCAAGGAGATTCATGAAAAAATCCTCAGTGTTGAGGAAGCGCTGTGGCAGCAAATTGGTATTTCGTACCACGTGGTGAATATCGCGGCGGGCGACTTGGGTGCGCCAGCTGCCAAAAAGTATGACATTGAATATTGGTCACCGGTCGATCAGACTTACCGCGAGCTGACCAGCTGCTCAAATTGTACGGACTATCAAGCGCGCGGTTTGAACATTCGGGTGCGGCGAGCGGACGGTAGCATTGAGTCGGTCCATACTTTGAATGGTACGGCAGTTTCGTTGGCGCGGTCATTGGTGGTGATTTTGGAAAACTTCCAGAACGAGGACGGCAGTTTGACAGTGCCAGAAGTGTTGCGACCGTATATGGGTGGACGTGAGCGAATTTAG
- the hpf gene encoding ribosome hibernation-promoting factor, HPF/YfiA family encodes MITNLTITGVKYELNDTTKRYIEKKIGPLDRFLPRHARKSVTADVKIKQIDNPGGNKYEVEVIINVPDKVITAKDSTMNVLAAVDIVETKLNGQLRRYKDDTLAHVGRSRGVLAKFKRSFRRG; translated from the coding sequence ATGATTACCAATCTGACAATCACTGGTGTAAAGTACGAACTGAACGACACGACCAAACGGTATATTGAGAAAAAAATTGGTCCATTGGATCGGTTTTTGCCACGTCACGCTCGTAAAAGCGTTACGGCAGATGTGAAGATTAAGCAAATTGATAACCCTGGCGGCAACAAATATGAGGTTGAAGTTATCATCAATGTCCCAGACAAGGTCATCACTGCAAAAGACTCAACAATGAACGTGTTGGCGGCTGTGGACATCGTCGAGACCAAATTGAACGGTCAGTTGCGTCGCTACAAGGACGATACGTTGGCTCACGTTGGCCGTAGTCGTGGTGTGTTGGCGAAGTTTAAGCGCAGTTTCCGCCGCGGGTGA
- the secA gene encoding preprotein translocase subunit SecA yields the protein MAMTQQKALSKVFGDPQKKILKRLEKRVAVINGLSGKYEKLSDEELQAQTEALKKRLTKKNVTLDTILPDAFAVAREAAKRVIGERPYDVQLIGGMALHEGNVAEMKTGEGKTLVATLPTYLNALEGKGVHVVTVNDYLAQRDAGWMGQVYDFLGLTTGVIINEASFVYDKDYDNEHHDDPRMRKLRPVTRKEAYAADITYGTNNEFGFDYLRDNMVNDVALLRQRELNFAIVDEVDSILIDEARTPLIISAPAAENPDNYYTFAKVASKLVPDDYVLDEKRRSVALTDEGVEKVQKLLGIKNLYTPDHVRSVYHMDQALRAQTLFKRDKDYVVTNDGEVIIVDEHTGRLMQGRRYNEGLHQAIEAKEGVPVLEESMTLATISFQNYFRLYNKLSGMTGTAFTEAEEFQQIYSLDVIQIPPNKPVIRDDKEDLIFKTEKGKLKAVAEAIKEYHKQGRPVLVGSGSIAKNEQIAKYLEKEGIKFEILNAKNNEREAAIIEKAGEKGAITLATNIAGRGTDIKLGKGVKELGGLVVIGSERHESRRIDNQLRGRGGRQGDPGETQFYVSTEDDLMRIFQGERIAALMDRLGVDEETPIQNRAVSKTLEAAQKRVEGYNFDTRKNVVQYDNVINRHRRVVYVMRRKILEGDNIKPEIERLLKEKVNDSTQLPLKNNPNFVKEFTAVIPVDEGALVKAGSEKKDKSRVQKVMKLAREAYAAKEEEIGDENLRGVEREVYMAVLDTLWMQHLENMQHLREGIHWRSVGQRDPLVEYRSESQKLFTSLQNNLRDEVLSTIFRVRKADATVQQSQDDEYDTELTRLAETAVEKGVNEITSGEKNRDDDFSVKKAKTASEANRAKNAARKKKKAQRQNRKKNRK from the coding sequence ATGGCAATGACACAACAAAAAGCGCTGAGTAAAGTTTTTGGTGATCCGCAGAAGAAGATTTTGAAGCGGCTGGAAAAGCGTGTTGCAGTAATTAACGGTTTGTCTGGAAAGTATGAAAAACTGTCAGATGAGGAATTGCAGGCGCAGACAGAAGCGCTGAAAAAACGGCTGACGAAGAAGAATGTAACGCTGGATACGATTTTGCCAGATGCCTTTGCAGTGGCGCGTGAGGCGGCCAAGCGTGTCATCGGTGAGCGTCCGTATGATGTTCAGCTGATCGGTGGTATGGCGCTCCACGAGGGTAACGTGGCTGAGATGAAGACTGGTGAAGGTAAAACCTTGGTGGCGACGCTGCCGACCTATCTCAACGCGCTGGAAGGCAAGGGTGTTCACGTGGTGACCGTCAACGATTATCTGGCGCAGCGTGACGCTGGCTGGATGGGACAGGTGTATGACTTTTTGGGCTTGACAACTGGCGTGATTATCAACGAAGCATCGTTTGTCTATGATAAAGACTATGACAATGAGCATCACGACGATCCACGCATGCGCAAACTCCGCCCAGTTACGCGTAAAGAGGCCTACGCGGCAGACATTACCTATGGCACGAACAACGAGTTTGGTTTTGACTATCTACGCGACAACATGGTGAATGACGTCGCCTTGCTCAGGCAGCGAGAACTGAACTTTGCTATCGTTGACGAGGTGGACTCCATTCTGATCGACGAAGCGCGTACGCCGCTGATCATCTCGGCGCCAGCAGCGGAAAACCCGGACAACTACTACACCTTTGCCAAAGTTGCCAGTAAATTAGTGCCAGACGACTATGTTTTGGATGAAAAGCGCCGCAGTGTGGCCTTGACCGACGAGGGCGTGGAAAAAGTCCAAAAACTGCTGGGTATAAAAAATTTGTACACGCCAGACCACGTGCGCAGTGTGTATCATATGGACCAGGCGCTACGAGCACAAACATTGTTCAAGCGCGACAAAGATTATGTGGTGACCAATGATGGCGAAGTGATTATCGTCGATGAGCACACCGGTCGTTTGATGCAAGGACGTCGCTACAACGAAGGTTTGCACCAGGCAATTGAGGCCAAAGAAGGCGTGCCGGTACTAGAAGAAAGTATGACGCTAGCGACCATTTCGTTCCAGAATTATTTCCGTTTGTACAATAAACTTTCCGGTATGACTGGTACGGCATTTACCGAGGCGGAAGAGTTTCAACAAATTTATTCACTAGATGTTATCCAGATTCCGCCGAACAAGCCAGTGATTCGCGACGATAAAGAAGACCTGATTTTCAAGACCGAAAAGGGCAAGCTGAAAGCAGTGGCCGAAGCCATCAAAGAGTATCACAAGCAAGGCCGGCCAGTGCTGGTTGGTTCTGGCTCGATTGCCAAGAATGAGCAGATTGCCAAATATCTGGAAAAAGAAGGTATCAAGTTTGAGATTTTGAACGCTAAGAACAATGAGCGCGAGGCGGCTATCATTGAAAAGGCTGGTGAAAAGGGCGCGATTACACTGGCGACAAACATTGCTGGGCGTGGTACCGACATTAAGCTCGGCAAGGGTGTCAAGGAGTTGGGCGGCCTGGTGGTGATCGGCTCGGAGCGCCACGAGTCACGACGCATCGACAATCAGCTGCGCGGTCGTGGCGGTCGTCAGGGCGATCCAGGCGAGACGCAGTTCTACGTGTCGACCGAAGATGATTTGATGCGAATTTTCCAGGGCGAGCGCATCGCGGCGTTGATGGACCGGCTGGGCGTCGACGAAGAAACGCCAATTCAAAACCGCGCTGTGTCCAAGACATTGGAAGCAGCCCAGAAGCGTGTCGAAGGCTACAACTTTGATACGCGCAAAAATGTTGTTCAGTATGACAACGTCATCAATCGTCACCGTCGCGTGGTGTATGTCATGCGCCGCAAGATTTTGGAAGGCGATAATATTAAGCCGGAGATTGAACGCTTGCTCAAAGAAAAAGTGAACGATTCGACACAGCTGCCGCTCAAGAATAATCCTAATTTTGTGAAAGAATTTACTGCAGTTATCCCAGTTGACGAGGGCGCCCTGGTAAAGGCTGGTTCAGAGAAGAAAGATAAATCTCGCGTCCAAAAGGTGATGAAGCTGGCGCGTGAAGCGTATGCGGCGAAAGAGGAAGAAATTGGTGACGAAAACTTGCGTGGTGTTGAGCGAGAAGTCTACATGGCAGTGCTCGATACCTTGTGGATGCAGCACTTGGAAAACATGCAGCACCTACGCGAAGGCATTCATTGGCGCAGCGTTGGTCAGCGTGATCCATTGGTTGAGTATCGGTCAGAGTCACAAAAATTGTTCACGAGTTTGCAGAACAATTTGCGAGACGAAGTCTTGAGTACCATCTTCCGGGTACGCAAAGCTGACGCAACAGTGCAGCAATCACAAGATGATGAATACGACACTGAGCTCACTCGACTCGCTGAAACTGCTGTCGAGAAAGGTGTCAATGAGATCACATCTGGCGAAAAGAACCGCGATGATGATTTCTCAGTCAAAAAGGCCAAAACTGCTTCTGAAGCAAATCGCGCCAAAAATGCAGCGCGCAAGAAGAAAAAAGCACAGCGCCAAAACCGCAAAAAGAATCGGAAATAA
- a CDS encoding M16 family metallopeptidase — translation MKHTVEEVRLKNGARGLLIDVPDATVMSFQFHFRAGSRYVRDKDIYETAHIMEHMSFGANEKFRSQALYDQEFVKNGAYYNAYTTEYSMGYEAFCADFEWDRVLELQRLAITVPRFNAEELEAEKGNVRSELTGYLNNHNRVMWPRVQQALGEDILTYNQRLKTIANVTLKDIKEHHRRTHTLKNMRFVIAGKMTGRKSRIKEALEAWQLEEGERFEIPKDNLHSAGPLLIRRKEASNLTFGWSMIVPREISNSEADAMGCLNHILTGTFNSRIFGAARKRGLAYSIFSDTSVGFYDSAWDFTGQVNLETAEELFDIIVSELKRVLNGKISAEDIESAKSYSLGRYQMGAQTVSQISNFYTGRYFSDDFVKDYTGVPAAILAVTDGKIVQVAREFFQANTWVLAGVSCGEKELLERIQEKLGALF, via the coding sequence ATGAAGCACACAGTTGAAGAAGTACGACTAAAGAACGGTGCTCGGGGTTTGTTGATTGATGTGCCAGACGCTACGGTGATGAGCTTTCAGTTTCATTTTCGGGCGGGCAGCCGTTACGTGCGCGACAAAGACATCTATGAGACGGCGCACATCATGGAGCACATGTCATTTGGTGCTAATGAAAAATTCCGTTCACAGGCATTGTATGACCAAGAATTCGTCAAAAACGGCGCGTATTATAACGCCTATACGACAGAATATTCCATGGGGTATGAAGCATTTTGTGCTGATTTTGAATGGGACAGGGTGTTGGAATTGCAGCGGTTGGCTATCACGGTACCGCGTTTTAATGCCGAAGAATTGGAGGCTGAGAAGGGCAATGTGCGCTCGGAGCTGACAGGCTATCTGAACAATCACAACCGAGTGATGTGGCCACGGGTACAACAGGCGTTGGGTGAAGATATTTTGACGTACAATCAGCGACTCAAGACGATTGCTAACGTGACGTTGAAAGATATCAAAGAACACCACCGTCGAACACACACTTTGAAGAATATGCGCTTTGTGATCGCTGGTAAAATGACGGGGCGCAAGTCGCGCATCAAAGAGGCGCTGGAGGCTTGGCAATTGGAAGAGGGCGAACGCTTTGAAATTCCTAAGGACAATCTACACAGCGCCGGACCTCTGTTGATCAGGCGTAAAGAAGCTTCCAATCTGACATTTGGTTGGTCGATGATCGTGCCTCGTGAGATTAGCAATTCTGAAGCTGATGCCATGGGCTGTTTGAATCACATTTTGACTGGGACGTTTAATTCTCGCATTTTCGGGGCGGCCCGCAAGCGAGGACTGGCGTATAGCATTTTTAGTGATACTTCGGTTGGATTTTATGACTCGGCATGGGATTTTACCGGTCAGGTCAACTTGGAGACGGCCGAAGAGCTGTTTGATATCATCGTCAGTGAATTAAAGCGTGTGCTAAACGGTAAAATTTCCGCTGAAGATATCGAAAGTGCCAAGTCCTACTCTTTGGGGCGTTACCAAATGGGCGCGCAGACCGTTTCTCAGATCAGTAATTTTTATACCGGTCGCTATTTCTCAGATGATTTCGTGAAGGATTATACTGGGGTGCCAGCAGCGATTTTGGCAGTGACTGATGGAAAAATTGTGCAAGTGGCGCGTGAATTTTTCCAGGCTAACACCTGGGTGTTGGCTGGGGTGAGCTGTGGTGAAAAAGAACTACTGGAACGTATCCAAGAAAAGCTGGGAGCATTGTTCTAA
- the murD gene encoding UDP-N-acetylmuramoyl-L-alanine--D-glutamate ligase, translated as MKIVIAGYDVEGRSSYAYFQRKFPDTQLMIVDERELRDVPAGAEVCTGAGVFSDQFYDVDMVVRTAGLPPSRIKTSGTIWSATNEFFAQCSASIIGVTGTKGKGTTCSLITSILRAAGKTAHLVGNIGVPSLDVLPQIQPDDIVVYELSSFQLWDLEKSPHVAVVLMIEPDHLDRHDDFADYLDAKSHIAKFQTAQDILIYNRNNQFSQQIAAKSPARQLSYPIDLSTDMQQALKLPGVHNQENASAAVLVAKTVMPELSDDVICRGLAGFTGLPHRLKFVAEKRGVKFYDDSISTTPGSAVAALRSFQQPKVMLLGGADKGGDYTELAEELARSQSLRGVIVSGGNADDIAKALQKAGLPDATIVQKGVIPMTEVVWYALDIAQPGDVVILSPAAASFDQYANYTARGEAFVEAVAEL; from the coding sequence ATGAAAATTGTTATTGCAGGATATGACGTAGAAGGTAGGTCGAGCTACGCGTATTTTCAGCGCAAGTTTCCAGACACACAGTTGATGATAGTGGATGAACGAGAACTACGTGACGTACCAGCGGGTGCGGAGGTTTGCACTGGTGCAGGGGTATTTTCTGATCAGTTTTATGACGTTGATATGGTAGTGAGAACGGCTGGATTGCCGCCAAGCCGTATCAAGACCAGTGGTACTATATGGTCGGCGACCAATGAGTTTTTCGCACAGTGTTCAGCGTCCATCATCGGCGTGACGGGGACAAAAGGTAAGGGGACGACTTGTAGTTTGATCACTAGTATACTGCGTGCTGCTGGCAAAACAGCCCATCTTGTTGGGAATATTGGTGTTCCATCGTTGGACGTGCTGCCACAGATTCAGCCAGATGATATCGTGGTGTATGAATTGAGCAGTTTTCAGTTGTGGGATTTGGAAAAATCTCCGCACGTTGCAGTCGTCTTGATGATTGAGCCAGACCATCTGGACAGGCACGATGATTTTGCTGATTATCTTGATGCAAAATCGCATATTGCCAAATTTCAAACGGCTCAAGATATCCTCATTTACAACAGGAATAATCAGTTTAGCCAGCAGATCGCTGCCAAGTCACCAGCGCGTCAGTTGTCATATCCGATTGATTTGTCAACGGACATGCAGCAAGCACTCAAATTGCCAGGCGTGCACAACCAGGAAAATGCTAGCGCGGCAGTGTTGGTAGCTAAGACGGTGATGCCGGAGTTGTCAGATGACGTGATTTGTCGGGGGCTTGCCGGTTTTACGGGCTTGCCACATCGGCTCAAGTTTGTGGCAGAAAAACGAGGAGTGAAGTTTTATGATGATAGCATCTCGACGACGCCAGGCAGTGCGGTGGCTGCATTGCGGTCATTTCAGCAGCCAAAGGTGATGCTCCTTGGTGGAGCAGACAAAGGCGGTGATTACACGGAGTTGGCCGAGGAATTAGCACGCTCACAGTCACTAAGAGGTGTTATTGTCAGTGGCGGCAATGCTGATGATATTGCAAAAGCGTTGCAAAAAGCTGGTTTGCCAGATGCGACGATAGTGCAAAAAGGCGTGATACCGATGACCGAAGTTGTGTGGTATGCCCTCGATATTGCTCAACCGGGAGATGTTGTAATTTTGAGTCCAGCTGCCGCTAGCTTTGACCAGTACGCAAACTACACAGCCCGTGGCGAAGCCTTTGTTGAGGCTGTCGCGGAGTTATAA